From the genome of bacterium, one region includes:
- a CDS encoding T9SS type A sorting domain-containing protein — MFAQIVVFSFILRIQPIQFMRLILLILLPLVCAAQGRDHFGVTWSGETPRHEFCRHGRVGTLDDSLHQYDVQKIWCNLDVSLAMSRIHGDVRMLVAFNEIDLPRIDLRFTDNLIIDSVISPTHTVDSVTQRGDDSLQIYLSPALQFGDTADFTIYYGGTPVQIDTWGGMRFAPAQSWRSAICFTLGDGLDLETPPANYNWLPSFADPNDKVLWECRLTVPANNVGVSAGIRLPHVVNPDSTVTWHYRLDQPVSTYLLFVSVSDYVIMTQRESNPVIENFVYPQRVTQAEFHFEPVPACLDSFAANFGPFVFDRFGYNMTRIGDMEHATSVSHYDGAVVSNRGWDWILFHEMSHHWWGDWVTCGDWRDLWLNEGFATYCEALGMEWIRGEQAFRDYVRTDIQLVARAAGNQSTIYDPDYFWGGIVYEKGASVMHMLRWVMGDSLFFTALRDYGQQYAFSTATTVEFQAVCEAHYGSSLQWFFDQWVFEGTGYPQYDVVMEPTQSFSVTQRQSGTQFTMPVEVEFWSGNSRTGIDTLWIDPELVSYAPDVPFDSVSFDPRGWLLKTLIYTPNVSVQDVAVAHAFAVSAAYPNPFNPTLTIEFTAPRAQAVTMRAYNINGQLVHEQGVLAAPGANSIAWNAAAQASGIYMITLATAHETRTVKASALK, encoded by the coding sequence ATGTTCGCGCAGATTGTCGTATTTTCCTTCATCCTGAGAATTCAGCCCATCCAGTTTATGCGCCTGATTTTGCTAATCTTACTGCCTCTCGTCTGCGCTGCCCAGGGCCGTGATCACTTCGGTGTGACGTGGTCCGGTGAAACTCCGCGACACGAGTTCTGTCGCCATGGCCGAGTAGGCACGCTCGATGACAGCTTGCACCAATATGATGTGCAAAAAATCTGGTGCAATCTTGACGTCTCGCTGGCAATGTCCCGGATTCACGGCGATGTGCGGATGCTTGTCGCCTTCAATGAGATTGACCTGCCGCGCATTGATTTGCGGTTCACGGACAACTTGATCATAGACTCGGTCATCAGTCCGACTCACACTGTGGATTCAGTCACTCAGCGCGGTGATGATTCCCTACAAATCTATCTCAGCCCGGCATTGCAGTTTGGAGACACCGCCGACTTCACGATTTACTACGGCGGCACGCCAGTGCAAATTGACACGTGGGGCGGCATGCGCTTCGCTCCCGCGCAATCGTGGCGTTCGGCGATCTGCTTCACCTTAGGCGATGGCCTGGATCTGGAAACGCCGCCTGCCAATTATAACTGGCTGCCGAGCTTTGCCGATCCCAACGACAAAGTGTTATGGGAATGTCGGCTCACTGTGCCCGCTAATAATGTGGGCGTCAGCGCGGGTATTCGACTGCCGCACGTCGTCAATCCCGACAGCACAGTCACGTGGCACTATCGTCTCGATCAACCGGTTTCGACTTACCTGCTGTTTGTGTCGGTGTCGGACTATGTGATCATGACGCAACGCGAGAGCAACCCTGTCATCGAGAACTTTGTCTATCCGCAGCGTGTCACCCAGGCCGAGTTTCATTTTGAACCCGTGCCCGCGTGCTTGGACAGCTTTGCCGCGAATTTCGGGCCGTTCGTCTTCGACCGCTTCGGCTACAACATGACCCGAATCGGCGACATGGAGCACGCAACCAGCGTGTCTCACTATGACGGGGCCGTCGTCAGCAACCGCGGCTGGGATTGGATTCTATTCCACGAAATGTCGCATCATTGGTGGGGCGATTGGGTAACCTGCGGCGACTGGCGCGACCTCTGGCTCAATGAAGGTTTTGCCACGTATTGTGAAGCCCTTGGCATGGAGTGGATACGCGGTGAGCAGGCGTTTCGGGACTATGTTCGCACCGATATTCAACTGGTCGCCCGCGCTGCCGGGAACCAGTCCACAATCTACGATCCCGACTATTTCTGGGGTGGCATCGTCTACGAAAAAGGCGCCAGCGTGATGCACATGCTGCGTTGGGTCATGGGCGATTCACTCTTTTTCACGGCCCTGCGCGACTACGGCCAGCAATACGCCTTCTCAACGGCAACGACCGTCGAGTTTCAAGCGGTGTGCGAAGCGCATTATGGATCGAGCTTGCAGTGGTTCTTCGACCAATGGGTGTTTGAAGGCACGGGTTACCCGCAGTATGATGTGGTGATGGAGCCTACGCAGTCATTCTCGGTAACACAGCGCCAATCCGGAACTCAATTCACCATGCCCGTGGAAGTCGAGTTCTGGTCAGGGAATAGCCGCACGGGAATTGACACCCTGTGGATAGACCCGGAATTGGTGTCGTATGCTCCAGATGTTCCGTTCGATTCCGTCTCGTTTGATCCGCGCGGCTGGCTGCTGAAAACGCTGATCTATACCCCCAATGTCTCGGTGCAGGATGTCGCGGTTGCCCACGCTTTCGCAGTTTCCGCCGCCTACCCCAACCCGTTCAATCCTACGCTAACCATCGAGTTCACAGCGCCGCGCGCGCAAGCGGTGACCATGCGAGCCTATAACATCAACGGCCAGCTTGTGCACGAACAGGGAGTGCTGGCCGCGCCCGGTGCGAATTCGATCGCGTGGAATGCAGCCGCGCAGGCGTCGGGCATCTACATGATCACGCTCGCCACCGCGCACGAAACTCGCACGGTCAAAGCCAGTGCTCTAAAATAG
- a CDS encoding YigZ family protein — MIESYLSDDYWTLSGPGTAHTRVLGSRFSAIAFHVADESELESRLMELKKTEFDATHHCWAHVIRKDHELRERVSDDGRPKGHGQVAHSSRNSQAKLTEHRGYRRSLVRRHQTWHRRPGTGLW; from the coding sequence ATGATCGAGTCGTACCTATCAGACGACTACTGGACGCTCTCGGGGCCCGGCACTGCGCACACGCGGGTGCTGGGCTCCCGCTTTTCTGCCATCGCGTTCCATGTGGCGGACGAGTCCGAGCTGGAAAGTAGGTTAATGGAATTGAAAAAGACGGAATTCGACGCCACGCATCACTGTTGGGCCCATGTGATTCGCAAAGACCATGAATTGCGCGAGCGTGTGAGTGACGACGGCAGGCCCAAGGGGCACGGCCAGGTTGCCCATTCTTCACGAAATTCGCAAGCAAAACTTACAGAACATCGCGGTTATCGTCGCTCGTTGGTTCGGCGGCACCAAACTTGGCACCGGCGGCCTGGTACGGGCCTATGGTGA
- a CDS encoding YigZ family protein, translated as MPILHEIRKQNLQNIAVIVARWFGGTKLGTGGLVRAYGECGALAIGNAVRVQRKTESSSPLTPFRLQSVVYQLAASSFAHVEQASSEGDARLLVKLRRAQAGRSASPCVIGQRARFGRFYRG; from the coding sequence TTGCCCATTCTTCACGAAATTCGCAAGCAAAACTTACAGAACATCGCGGTTATCGTCGCTCGTTGGTTCGGCGGCACCAAACTTGGCACCGGCGGCCTGGTACGGGCCTATGGTGAGTGCGGTGCGCTGGCGATCGGTAATGCAGTGCGCGTTCAGCGCAAAACGGAGTCATCGTCGCCGTTGACGCCGTTTCGGTTGCAGTCGGTTGTCTACCAACTGGCGGCGTCTTCCTTCGCCCATGTCGAGCAGGCGTCATCCGAGGGCGATGCCCGTCTGCTGGTGAAACTGCGCCGAGCGCAGGCCGGGCGTTCTGCGTCGCCCTGCGTGATCGGTCAGCGGGCGAGATTTGGCCGGTTTTATCGAGGGTGA
- a CDS encoding HlyC/CorC family transporter has protein sequence MDLLTLIIAALLLSAYYSAMEIAFTTFDAIIIGSWKKAGRFGTKFADFLSSVPERYLFTVLVGNNLVMVAYSSLVVIWAETQGVDEAWIMIVSPLVVLLIGEVVPKTIGLAYANPLVRFLSLPLYLFYWLFLPFRAIVAPLEKLLKRGVPETDHTHAYDILFRREIDTVLARASAEGTVTDKESEILDRYLHAREVRARDVMTPRLALIALPADATINDVVEAVQDSRHSVFPVFKGNLDNIIGFIHSRDLLEPHRTLEEILRPAHFVPESKLLIELLEQFKTQRLPAAMVVDEHGGVDGIVTLKDIFRELVGPLREVAEGAHAGLSRGYHRALSLFLPRRPLGYRRGDRLAPARRRLRNPIRSSVRRTWSHRKTR, from the coding sequence ATGGACCTCCTGACGCTCATCATTGCGGCGCTGTTGCTCAGTGCCTACTACTCGGCCATGGAGATCGCGTTCACGACCTTTGACGCAATCATCATTGGCAGTTGGAAAAAGGCCGGCCGCTTCGGAACGAAATTCGCCGATTTCCTGTCGTCTGTACCCGAGCGCTATCTGTTCACGGTGCTGGTGGGCAACAATCTGGTCATGGTCGCCTATTCGTCACTGGTGGTCATCTGGGCTGAAACCCAGGGTGTTGATGAAGCGTGGATCATGATTGTCTCTCCGTTGGTCGTGTTGCTGATCGGCGAAGTTGTTCCCAAAACAATCGGCCTGGCGTACGCTAACCCGCTCGTCCGTTTTCTCTCGCTGCCGCTGTATCTATTCTATTGGCTGTTCCTGCCGTTTCGTGCGATCGTCGCGCCACTCGAGAAACTCCTGAAGCGGGGTGTTCCGGAGACAGACCATACCCATGCCTATGACATCTTGTTCCGGCGTGAAATTGACACCGTGCTCGCGCGCGCCAGCGCCGAGGGCACCGTCACGGACAAGGAATCCGAGATTCTCGACCGCTATTTGCACGCCCGCGAGGTGCGTGCCCGCGATGTGATGACGCCGCGGCTGGCGCTCATTGCGTTGCCCGCTGATGCCACGATCAACGACGTCGTCGAGGCCGTGCAGGACAGCCGCCACAGCGTATTCCCAGTATTCAAAGGGAACCTCGACAATATCATCGGCTTCATACACTCGCGTGACCTGCTCGAACCGCACAGGACGTTGGAGGAGATTCTCCGCCCGGCGCATTTCGTCCCCGAGTCCAAACTCCTGATCGAGCTCCTCGAGCAATTCAAAACACAGCGGCTGCCTGCCGCAATGGTCGTAGATGAGCATGGCGGGGTGGATGGAATCGTCACGTTGAAGGACATCTTTCGGGAACTCGTCGGACCGCTGCGGGAAGTTGCCGAGGGCGCACATGCGGGGCTATCAAGAGGTTATCACAGGGCACTTTCCTTGTTTCTGCCTCGCCGACCTCTCGGATATCGCAGAGGCGACCGGTTGGCGCCCGCCCGACGGAGATTACGCAACCCTATCCGGTCTTCTGTCCGAAGAACTTGGTCACATCGGAAAACCCGGTGA
- a CDS encoding immune inhibitor A, giving the protein MLPTRLLLLLVFSLINTAAWATVGGSGQAGQAVLPAIPSRFAGPQDVVTASVAATGHDLHAIQLQIDVPETATETVDFAGASMSWVHMNGEAVRELPGAPEVPRIVRMIMIDGQGNYQFNVGDLEFSTSTLPYPPAPHVPLAEGATALDETVALRAEYYEHNDWYPANVVEVSEPATIRDVRFVLVTINPVQVNPVTREVRTYSHVDVSLQNVGGAGVNELTHVPEYLSPSFKELYRTIPNFEGSSLDALPVMPGRHLYICDPNATVVGLVQTLVDWRRKRGYDAYIATTTQTGTSATSIRTYIQNQFDSGNGALEYVTLVGDPDAAAPHALATGTALDNTYATIGDINPDPVPDIAVGRLPSTGNLNLQTMIENIISYESDPYMAETDWFERAWCAAHTSQVPSNPSTKQYMRQLMLQHGVPTVDFDVFEGGMSTPTLEARLEAGVCVFNDRMSWIGEFNSGQLAGVAVNEQWPFAWVVTCATGTFGGGASLNEDFVRGGHSIGCVGMSGAGTHSRYNNILDGGGMQTLFALDARETGIALIGAKLELYRNYWSVGGGSEQGDVTNFAAWCNLQGDPGVPVYLDTPHILTVVHPASIARGTNNIGITVSAGGNPVANALVGLTKGAETFARGYTDANGQINLAVGTPTTGTMNIVVSGKDLKAYVSTINVIDVGASLSFSSIAIDDDNVSGTVGDNNDILNPGETVDLSIVLQNTGTSNTVTGITGTLTSSSPGVTIVSGVQTYPNIGVGATAAPSAAYRIGVGAVFHHEPVVLYLNLTSSAGTQSVRVDLTPDAASAAFSASAFPDGNNRLDPGDSGNFTVTLLNDGSRALSSAAGILRSLSSYVAVSDSLGTYGNVNAGVTAANAGNPYVITAVSHAPAGMQVPMQLVVTDANGVRDSVTFLQTIGLAAPTSATGPDAYGYIAYENGDLQPAGAAPLYDWIEIAPGLGGTGQSLGFTDGGEDQDDVTTHVLPFTFRYYGQDYDTITICSNGWISFGTTTQIDYRNFHMGSPLGPPNQIAAYWDDLIVSGVANGGVYLMDDAANGRVIIEWRVQCLWASGTAPQTFQVILYDPSGYPSPTGDGKILVQYQDVNPHANSISFDNDFATVGIQNINHTSGLEICYWNAYTPGSTTLADGRAIMFTTDITGAIDPTFALLSPNGGELWLQDSTVSILWAPGLVTGNVNIDLSRNGAGGPWSSLAANTTNDGQFTWVVNGASSAACRIRITSVNTPDSTDMSPADFTIASVVMLLSESFESGAPGWTEEAAVGWSEQWHVSVEQARTGTHSYKCGDTGTGTYANLQDARLISPILTALPSDVVLEFWHTIDSEVSTASPDSAYDGGWVEISVNGGAYTTITPAEGYPKTTRWFAGGTNPYSGPVPLQPCYAGTITNWAQEHFDLAAFAGSDVQLRWRFGSDAGVNREGWYVDDVQAYHIGSIAAVHVPTGLTVQVSGSDVILRWDDDDNFGYRVYTSITSDQPFPTLVGETLTNSLTLPGAATDPLRFYYVVGWTGQ; this is encoded by the coding sequence ATGCTGCCTACGAGATTGTTGTTACTATTGGTTTTCTCTTTGATCAATACGGCGGCATGGGCCACCGTCGGTGGTTCAGGACAGGCGGGTCAGGCGGTTTTGCCGGCTATTCCTAGTCGTTTTGCGGGTCCGCAAGACGTGGTGACAGCCTCTGTTGCGGCCACGGGCCACGATTTGCACGCCATTCAACTGCAGATTGATGTACCGGAGACTGCTACGGAGACCGTGGACTTCGCCGGAGCGTCAATGAGCTGGGTGCATATGAACGGTGAGGCGGTGCGTGAGCTGCCGGGTGCTCCGGAAGTGCCGCGTATTGTCCGCATGATCATGATTGACGGCCAGGGTAATTATCAGTTTAATGTCGGCGATCTGGAGTTTTCGACCTCCACCCTTCCCTACCCGCCCGCACCGCACGTGCCGTTGGCGGAAGGCGCCACCGCTCTGGATGAGACGGTAGCGCTGCGCGCGGAATACTACGAGCACAACGATTGGTATCCGGCCAATGTCGTAGAGGTCTCGGAACCGGCGACCATAAGGGACGTACGGTTTGTGCTTGTGACTATCAATCCGGTTCAGGTAAATCCGGTAACACGCGAGGTTAGAACGTATTCACACGTGGATGTTTCGCTGCAAAACGTGGGCGGCGCAGGCGTCAACGAACTGACTCACGTCCCGGAATATCTGTCACCGAGCTTCAAGGAGTTGTACCGAACGATTCCGAATTTTGAGGGCAGTTCGCTTGACGCCCTGCCCGTGATGCCGGGCCGCCATCTTTATATCTGCGATCCGAACGCGACTGTCGTTGGCCTCGTGCAAACGCTGGTGGATTGGCGCCGTAAACGCGGCTATGACGCTTACATTGCCACGACGACGCAGACCGGGACATCGGCGACCAGCATCCGCACCTATATCCAAAATCAGTTTGACAGCGGCAACGGCGCCCTGGAATACGTGACGTTGGTAGGCGACCCGGATGCCGCGGCACCGCATGCCCTGGCAACGGGGACAGCCCTGGACAATACGTATGCAACGATCGGGGACATCAATCCTGATCCGGTACCGGATATCGCGGTGGGCCGCCTCCCCTCGACCGGCAATTTGAATTTGCAGACGATGATTGAGAACATCATCAGTTATGAATCGGATCCGTATATGGCCGAGACGGATTGGTTTGAGCGGGCATGGTGCGCGGCGCATACGAGCCAGGTGCCGTCCAATCCGTCAACGAAGCAGTATATGCGCCAGTTGATGCTGCAACACGGCGTGCCGACAGTAGATTTCGACGTGTTTGAAGGCGGCATGAGCACGCCGACGCTGGAAGCGCGATTGGAAGCCGGAGTTTGCGTGTTCAATGACCGCATGTCGTGGATTGGCGAGTTCAACTCGGGCCAGTTGGCCGGTGTGGCGGTGAACGAGCAGTGGCCGTTTGCGTGGGTTGTCACCTGCGCTACGGGTACGTTTGGCGGCGGCGCTTCGCTGAATGAGGACTTTGTGCGCGGCGGCCATTCGATCGGCTGCGTTGGCATGTCGGGGGCGGGCACGCATTCGCGATACAATAATATTCTCGACGGCGGCGGCATGCAGACGCTTTTTGCGCTGGACGCACGGGAAACCGGGATTGCATTGATCGGCGCGAAGCTCGAATTGTATCGCAACTATTGGTCGGTCGGCGGCGGCTCGGAACAGGGTGACGTTACGAATTTCGCGGCATGGTGCAACCTGCAGGGCGACCCGGGTGTGCCGGTGTACCTTGATACGCCGCACATCTTGACGGTAGTGCATCCGGCTTCGATTGCCCGCGGCACGAATAATATCGGCATCACGGTGAGCGCGGGCGGAAATCCCGTGGCTAACGCGCTGGTCGGCCTGACGAAAGGTGCGGAGACCTTCGCTCGCGGTTATACGGATGCCAACGGACAGATCAATCTCGCCGTGGGCACGCCGACGACCGGGACCATGAACATCGTGGTGTCGGGAAAAGACCTAAAGGCCTACGTTTCGACCATCAATGTGATAGACGTGGGCGCGTCGTTGTCGTTCAGCAGCATTGCTATTGATGACGACAACGTCAGCGGAACCGTCGGTGACAATAACGATATTTTGAACCCGGGCGAGACGGTTGATCTCAGTATCGTCCTGCAGAACACCGGGACATCCAACACGGTTACAGGCATTACGGGAACGTTGACCAGCTCGTCGCCGGGCGTCACGATCGTTTCCGGGGTTCAGACCTATCCCAACATCGGAGTCGGCGCTACAGCGGCACCGAGCGCGGCCTACCGCATCGGGGTCGGCGCGGTATTCCACCACGAACCGGTTGTGCTGTACTTGAATTTGACTTCGTCGGCGGGAACGCAGTCGGTGCGCGTTGATTTGACGCCCGACGCCGCCAGTGCTGCTTTTTCTGCCAGCGCATTTCCCGACGGTAACAACCGCCTCGATCCGGGTGACTCCGGTAATTTCACGGTCACCCTGTTGAATGACGGATCGCGGGCGCTGAGCAGCGCCGCAGGGATTTTGCGTTCACTGTCGAGCTATGTTGCGGTCAGTGACTCATTAGGCACCTACGGAAACGTCAATGCCGGCGTGACGGCGGCCAACGCGGGCAATCCCTACGTCATAACGGCGGTCAGCCATGCACCCGCGGGCATGCAAGTGCCAATGCAACTGGTGGTCACTGACGCGAACGGTGTTCGCGATTCCGTGACGTTCTTGCAGACGATTGGCCTCGCAGCGCCGACCAGCGCTACCGGGCCGGACGCTTACGGTTACATTGCGTATGAGAATGGCGACTTGCAGCCTGCCGGGGCAGCGCCGCTTTACGATTGGATTGAGATCGCTCCCGGCTTGGGAGGCACGGGCCAGTCGTTGGGCTTCACCGACGGAGGTGAAGATCAGGACGACGTGACGACGCACGTGTTGCCCTTCACGTTCCGCTACTATGGTCAGGACTACGACACGATTACGATCTGCTCCAACGGATGGATTTCGTTCGGCACGACCACGCAGATTGATTACCGAAATTTCCACATGGGATCGCCGCTCGGTCCGCCGAACCAGATCGCGGCTTACTGGGATGACCTGATCGTGTCGGGCGTGGCCAACGGCGGCGTGTACCTCATGGACGATGCAGCCAACGGTCGCGTGATTATCGAGTGGCGGGTGCAGTGTTTGTGGGCCAGTGGCACGGCACCGCAGACGTTCCAGGTGATTCTGTATGATCCATCGGGCTATCCGAGCCCGACGGGCGACGGCAAGATTCTGGTCCAGTATCAGGACGTGAACCCGCACGCCAATTCCATTTCGTTTGACAACGACTTTGCGACGGTGGGCATCCAGAATATCAATCACACGTCCGGACTCGAAATCTGCTACTGGAACGCCTATACACCGGGTTCAACAACCTTGGCGGACGGGCGCGCCATTATGTTCACTACGGATATCACTGGGGCGATTGACCCGACCTTTGCGCTGTTATCGCCCAATGGCGGCGAATTGTGGCTGCAAGATTCCACGGTCTCGATCCTGTGGGCACCGGGCCTCGTGACCGGAAACGTGAACATTGATCTATCGCGCAATGGTGCGGGCGGCCCGTGGAGCTCGTTGGCCGCCAATACGACGAATGACGGTCAATTCACTTGGGTTGTGAACGGCGCATCGTCGGCGGCCTGCCGTATTCGTATCACCTCGGTGAACACGCCGGATTCCACGGACATGAGTCCCGCAGACTTCACGATCGCCTCCGTGGTCATGTTGCTGTCGGAGTCGTTCGAGAGCGGCGCTCCCGGTTGGACAGAAGAGGCGGCAGTGGGCTGGAGCGAGCAATGGCACGTCAGTGTTGAGCAGGCCAGAACCGGAACGCATTCCTACAAGTGCGGCGATACAGGCACCGGCACGTACGCCAATCTACAGGACGCGCGCCTGATTTCGCCCATCCTTACTGCGCTGCCCTCAGACGTTGTGCTCGAATTCTGGCATACGATTGACTCGGAGGTTTCCACGGCCTCTCCGGACTCGGCCTATGACGGCGGTTGGGTGGAGATATCCGTGAATGGCGGTGCCTACACGACGATCACTCCGGCGGAAGGTTACCCCAAGACAACTCGTTGGTTCGCGGGCGGCACGAACCCGTATTCTGGTCCGGTTCCCCTGCAACCGTGCTACGCGGGCACAATCACGAATTGGGCACAGGAGCATTTTGATCTGGCAGCATTTGCAGGCAGCGACGTGCAACTGCGCTGGCGCTTCGGGTCGGATGCCGGAGTCAATCGCGAAGGATGGTATGTGGACGACGTGCAGGCCTATCATATCGGCTCGATCGCTGCGGTGCATGTGCCGACCGGGCTGACCGTGCAGGTGTCTGGCAGCGACGTTATTCTGCGGTGGGACGATGACGATAATTTCGGTTACCGCGTCTATACCAGCATCACCTCCGATCAACCGTTCCCGACGCTGGTGGGTGAGACATTGACGAACAGCTTGACTTTGCCGGGTGCGGCGACCGATCCGCTCCGCTTCTACTATGTGGTAGGCTGGACCGGTCAGTAG